The following proteins are encoded in a genomic region of Emys orbicularis isolate rEmyOrb1 chromosome 19, rEmyOrb1.hap1, whole genome shotgun sequence:
- the LOC135892030 gene encoding RING finger protein 11-like: MGNCLSSQAADDLSLLNDSGDGASLGPGDPPPPPAPPPYQEHEPIPVYHPTPSQTRLATQLTEEEQIRIAQRIGLIQHLPKGIFVPGTEPSEKKVKECVICMLDFVYGDPIRFLPCLHIYHVDCIDDWLMRSFTCPSCMEPVDAALLACYETN; this comes from the exons ATGGGGAACTGCCTCTCCTCGCAGGCGGCCGATGACCTCTCGCTGCTCAACGACTCGGGGGACGGGGCCAGCCTGGGGCCCGGGgacccgccgccccccccggcgCCGCCCCCCTACCAG GAACATGAGCCGATCCCAGTGTATCACCCCACGCCGAGCCAGACCCGACTTGCCACGCAGCTAACGGAGGAAGAACAGATCCGAATCGCCCAGCGGATTGGGCTGATACAGCACCTGCCCAAAGGGATATTTGTTCCGGGCACAGAACCATCGGAAAAAAAAGTGAAAGA GTGTGTCATCTGCATGCTGGATTTCGTGTACGGAGACCCCATCCGGTTCCTGCCCTGCCTGCATATCTACCACGTGGACTGCATCGACGACTGGCTGATGCGCTCCTTCACCTGTCCCTCCTGCATGGAGCCGGTGGACGCTGCTCTGCTGGCCTGCTACGAGACGAATTGA